Proteins co-encoded in one Chitinophagales bacterium genomic window:
- a CDS encoding T9SS type A sorting domain-containing protein: DKITIQYTSDKSEEVNMYIYDLSGREVFHQRHRLLPGENLIDMNQLQLAKGTYYLDFQTETISRQAKMMAQ, translated from the coding sequence GATAAGATAACTATTCAATACACAAGTGATAAGTCCGAAGAAGTTAATATGTATATTTATGATTTATCAGGTAGAGAAGTTTTCCATCAGAGACATAGATTATTACCAGGCGAGAATTTGATAGACATGAATCAGCTTCAGCTAGCTAAGGGTACTTACTATCTTGACTTCCAGACGGAGACTATTAGCAGACAGGCTAAAATGATGGCTCAGTAA